Proteins co-encoded in one Gimesia sp. genomic window:
- a CDS encoding right-handed parallel beta-helix repeat-containing protein translates to MKLRTCVTICLALFVLSGLCLLPATDSSQLLSQEPAAKAPATGMKTVLDYGAKGDGQTDDTTAIQQMVDASVGSLRFPRGQYRLTKPIVIDLTKVGPTSISGDGTATILMEGAGPAFKFIGTHNGTASPKTFQPVVWEKERSPMVDGIEIVGKHPEAIGVQAIKTMQITITRLVVRKALHGIHLTERNRNVAIDDCHLYENEGVGIYLEKLNLHQVNISDSHISYNKQGGIVVRESEIRNIQIGNCDIEGNMGEKTPPTANILFDISQGSLREGAIFGCTIQHTNNAPNSANIRFIGNGPEDPRKVGNFAIADNSMSDVATNIHLQHARGITITGNTLWQAYEHNLLVEDCAHIVLGSNLMDRNPDYRAKTKDANVFKDCTDCTLNALNILATRGVPAGLILENCARMNVTNCTIRRCQNGGILLQNVKQSRVSDCLITEGEKNFAIRVSGGQEIQITDNLVSGDIDVGPGTEVSNTMTVY, encoded by the coding sequence ATGAAACTCAGAACCTGCGTTACCATCTGCCTGGCCCTGTTCGTCCTCTCGGGACTCTGCCTGTTACCCGCCACCGATTCCAGCCAGCTGTTGAGCCAGGAACCGGCGGCCAAAGCTCCCGCAACCGGCATGAAGACCGTCCTGGACTACGGTGCGAAAGGGGATGGCCAGACCGACGATACCACCGCCATCCAGCAGATGGTCGACGCGTCGGTCGGTTCACTCCGCTTTCCCCGCGGACAGTATCGGTTGACGAAACCCATCGTGATCGATCTGACCAAAGTCGGTCCAACCTCCATTTCCGGTGACGGCACCGCCACGATCCTGATGGAAGGCGCCGGTCCCGCATTCAAGTTCATCGGCACCCACAACGGCACCGCGAGTCCTAAAACATTTCAGCCCGTCGTCTGGGAAAAGGAACGCAGCCCCATGGTGGACGGCATCGAGATCGTCGGCAAACATCCGGAAGCGATCGGCGTCCAGGCAATCAAAACCATGCAGATCACGATCACCCGCCTGGTCGTCCGCAAAGCGCTGCATGGCATTCACCTGACCGAACGCAACCGGAACGTCGCCATCGACGACTGCCACCTCTACGAAAACGAAGGGGTCGGCATCTACCTCGAAAAGCTGAACCTGCACCAGGTCAACATTTCCGATTCACACATCAGCTATAATAAGCAGGGCGGGATCGTCGTTCGCGAAAGTGAAATCCGTAATATCCAGATCGGTAACTGCGACATTGAAGGCAACATGGGCGAAAAGACACCACCCACTGCCAATATCCTGTTCGACATTTCGCAAGGATCACTGCGGGAAGGCGCGATCTTCGGCTGCACCATTCAGCACACGAACAACGCTCCCAACTCCGCGAACATTCGTTTCATCGGCAACGGTCCTGAAGACCCCCGCAAGGTTGGCAACTTCGCGATCGCGGACAACTCCATGAGCGATGTCGCCACCAACATTCATCTGCAGCACGCCCGGGGCATCACGATCACCGGTAACACGCTCTGGCAGGCCTACGAACATAACCTGCTGGTCGAAGACTGTGCGCACATTGTTCTCGGCTCGAATCTCATGGACCGCAATCCCGATTACCGTGCCAAAACGAAAGATGCAAATGTCTTCAAAGACTGCACCGACTGCACACTCAACGCCCTGAATATCCTGGCGACCCGCGGCGTCCCCGCCGGGCTGATCCTCGAAAACTGCGCGCGAATGAATGTCACCAACTGCACCATCCGTCGCTGCCAGAACGGGGGCATCCTGCTGCAGAATGTGAAACAGTCTCGCGTCTCTGACTGCCTGATTACCGAAGGCGAAAAGAACTTCGCGATCCGCGTTTCAGGAGGCCAGGAGATTCAGATCACCGACAACCTCGTCTCCGGCGACATCGACGTCGGACCGGGTACAGAAGTCTCCAACACCATGACC